Genomic segment of Arachis hypogaea cultivar Tifrunner chromosome 11, arahy.Tifrunner.gnm2.J5K5, whole genome shotgun sequence:
ttcaattgaattcaattcagatgtagatcacctcagtccattcaattcacttcaaataaaataaaaaatttcatttcaTTAAATTCGATTAagaattcaataatccaaacaTCATCAAATTGATGCGTTTGAGAAGAATCATCAAAATCGCACTCATTCAACTtatttgaagttgattcattcattgtttcaattcaaaagtgcagatcgaagaaaaaaagaagaagaagatgaacgacGAAGATAATTGCGTTGAATCAATCCAGATCCAtaatgcagagaagaaaaacgcgaaagaggagaacaacgaatttaattaggttgaagaagaagaagaagaagaagaagatgatgatgatgatgatgaagaacgcGAAAGAGGTTTACGTTGTATGAAAAAGTTTATATTGAAAAATGTTGATAACGCAAAATAATGATTCGTTATATAGGTTATAAGAGGCGTGCGCAAAACAAACAGGAATGTAGGGCGTGGAGTGAAAGTTACTTGGATACCATCCATGCAATTTTTACATGGATGTAGAACTTTTTTCTTTTCCTAATTATtgtacaaaatttgattttttaatataattattatatatttattaaataaaatgttttaaaattttgtatattaatcttaatttatatttttagagcAAGTACTAGTTAAATCCAATAATAATATTGAAAAAGAGAAGGGGAAGAggcattaatataaaaataacaaaaaacagagaattcCCCACACCATCCTCTCCTTCTCTTCCCCACAGAGAGAATGAGCTTATGAGCCCCCTTCGTGTTCCTCTACCACCCAACACACCCCACCACTACCTCCAGCTAACGTGCGCCCTCTTCCTTACCCTACGCACCCCCTTTCTTTCCTTTCCATTTCcgttattctctctctctctctctcacacatttTGTTTTTATCTTCTCACTTTCATAAACCTCCGCGTTAACCGTTCACCCCCACCTCCTttctctctcgctctctctctcaTTCCCATCCAGATTCGGAGGATCGGAACGACACCAAGCTTGCTTCAGGTGCCGCCGGTGGtggttttagggttagggtttccgaGAGATGTGGTATGCTTCAGGCATTCATGAATCTACGCGCTCTCTGTTTGAGGCCATTCGGGCTCGCTGACGACAAGGTCGACACTTCCCCCGTCGAAGTCAACGGCGGCAGCTTCAGAGGCAGCGGAAGCTTCAAAGGCGGCGGCGGCGCAAGAGAAGGCAAGGACAGCCTCCTCTGGTCTCGCGACGTCGGAAAATATGGCTCCGGCGATTTCTCCATGGCCGTCGTCCAGGCCAATCAGGTCCTTGAAGACCAGAGCCAGATAGAGTCCGGTCCCCTTGGCACCTTTGTTGGCATCTACGACGGTCACGGAGGACCCGACGCCGCGCGATTCGTATGCGATCACCTCTTTCGCCATTTTCAAGGTTCTTCAttctgaattctgaattcccCGTCTCTGTTTTATTTGTATGTGTCaatgtatgtatatataattatatacttgCCTGAAATGGATtaattttttctgtttatttattttgcGAAGGTGGATGTGGCATTCGTGTCGCCACGTTTTCAGTTTTGATTGTATATTTCCTTAATTACTACGCTCGGGTTTGGTAGTAACTGTTATGCGTGGTTTTCATCAATTCGCTTTTCCGTGAACTTTtttcttttgtgttttttctCATTGGTTACTCTTTTGAGTCGGATGATTTCCCAGGAATTCAACTACTATTGATGAACATGCAGGCCAATGGGTAACTACTATTCCTGACAGTATGTAGGAGCCATTtccttttttctgtttttttttttttttttttttttgaagaacctAAAACTTTAATTGGTGAATTTATTTGAGTGCAAACTTTTTTGTTTCCCTCTAATGTGGATGAATTTTGCGGTGGCTTGCCACATAATAATGTCAACAAAGTGCTTTGGAAATGGACCCTTGCTTTCTGCATCGCTTTCTGTGTTGAAGGCCCATTGTTTTTTGTAGAGCATTCTGCCGCTTTCAATTTTGGCCCCCTTCATGGGGTATATGTGTTGGGATTTGGTTGTGCtttgtccctttttttttttttctttctttttttttccccttcttctttctctttgttgaAGGAGTGCTTCTTATGTTAGCTGTCTTAGATTTCAATGCTGTGCAGCAATATCAGCTGAAACAAATGGAGGCGTGATCACTGAGACCATCGAGAGGGCATTCCGCCAAACAGAAGAAGGGTATGCTGCTCTTGTGTCAGACTTGTGGAGCACTCGGCCTCAAGTCGCAAGCGCCGGGACTTGTTGTCTGGTTGGAGTGATATTTCAGCAGACACTCTTTGTGGCAAACCTTGGAGACTCCCGCGTTGTATTGGGTAAGAAAGTTGGCAACACAGGAGGCGTTGCTGCAATTCAGCTTTCTACAGAACACAATGCAAATGTTGAAGCTGTGCGGCAGGAGCTTAAAGAGTTACACCCACATGATCCCCAGATTGTTGTCCTCAAACATGGAGTGTGGAGAGTCAAAGGCATTATTCAGGTGATTTCATGTTACTGTGTGCTTTAGGAAACCCTTATTTTGCTTACATTAAAACTAGTGTTGGATTCATTGTGGGCTGCATTGTCCGCAACTTCTTGATATACTATGCGGAAGAAAGTTAGATGATACTTGTGGAAAATACTAGGCTTCTTATTCCTCGATCTCATTGCCTTTTTCCTGGGCAATACTTTTGCCAGAAATCCTTAAACAATAAACATATGCAGGCTAAAAGGAAATTCTCGATAAGGACACTATTATTGTCCCAATTCTGCTGTGAGGTTATTGATGCTTGGAGAAGACCTGTTCCTTTTTGTGTGTTAAAATTCCTCACTTAGACAAGTACTAAGCTTTTCAACTGGCAGAGGCATTGTGGCATGTAGCCTGCTTTGGGTAGTAGTCCATATCATGTATTGAAGTCAATGCTGAATTGTCTACTAAagcataattgttatttttaatttaagaacCTAGTAGAAGATCATTAGagaggagaaagaaaagaaagctaGGAGCTAGAAAGATACAttgaaatgacaataaaaaattaataatacacaAAGCTCTCCTTATGGTTGCTATATCATAAGGAGACCTTTGCCATGACAAAAAATTCTCGTCACATATCAAACACCAAGGCCTGAGAAGAATTGTTGAAATATGAGCATTTCGCTTAGCAAGACACCATAAATCCTTTCATCCTTAGTGTTGTAAAATCCCATgtagctactaaaatctcatcaGATTGATCCACCTTTAAAGTTCAACCAAGGTGAAGGCTTCAATTAACATACGTTGGATGAAAGTAGCTGAAGTGAAATGCAGAACCAAAGGAGTGACATTTTTGGTCTTAGCGTCACGCTTGACACATATATCAAGCAGAACAGTTACATGTAATGTCTCAATTCAGAGCATGTAATTGGGTTAACCTTACTGAGTGTCATTTTCCATCTGTAGCAAAGATCAGAACAAAGCTGAACCAAATTGCAGTTAAATTTCTGTTTTGCTTACAAAAAGGAGAAATGTATCGTTTGGTTTGTGATTTTGAGTATAAAACCAGTCCATATAAATGCAGCAAACCTGCTAATCTGAATGGAGTATTCAGTTTTGACATatgatttataaattataatgccTTTGTATGTCGAAATGAACGTCTTGATCATATAAAAGATGGTCAATATGTTTCAGATTTATTgcttcctttattttattttttaactcaaaTATGTTTTTGTTAGATAATGGTTCAGGTTAGGTTCTGCAGTCATTGTCTCGTTTGTCATTTTAAACAAAAGCTCTCCAAATTATTTTTAGTACCATATCAACACCTGCTTGTATTTGATGCAGATTTCTAGATCTATAGGTGACGTATATATGAAAGATGCACAATTTAACCGGGAACCACTTCCTGCAAAATTCAGACTTCCTGAACCCATGCACATGCCTATCTTGAGTGCTGAACCCGCTATTATTTCTCATCGACTGCAACCAAATGATTCTTTCATTATATTTGCATCAGATGGCTTATGGGAGCACCTGAGCAATGAAAAGGCTGTGGAAATTGTTAGCAGCAATCCACACACGGTAAGGCTAAGATTCCTGTCTGCAGTTTTACTGAGAATTTGTAAGCCCGAACCTTAACTGCTTGGTTATCTACATACTGTCAGTGCATTAAAGTTAAatttatacacatatatatattcaAAGTATTTTTCTTATTGAAACTGTAGTCTGTAGTGTGTGGTTCATGTGATCCGGAGACCATAATGCACAGGACATAAGTTTTCAAGTGcttgttgattttgttgttgtCGTCTATGCCATGGTTGAGACTCCCAAGAGGTACTCATTATATATTGTGCTAGTGCAGGGTAGTGCCAAGAAACTTGTCAAGGCTGCCCTACACGAAGCAGCAAGAAAACGAGAGATGCGATATTCAGACCTGCGCAAGATAGACAAGAAGGTCCGACGCCATTTTCATGATGATATATCTGTTATTGTTTTATTCTTGAACCACGATCTTATATCCAAAGGCACAGTGCTAGACCCACCACTCTCACTTCGAAGCGCACTCGATCACTGACTCCAACTGGTGTCATCATTGTAATGTAAATTACACACCCATGTTGTCTTGTACCAGTTTTTGGCAGCATAACACGATATATACATGTGCCATTGCTACCTGCATTATAAGGTTGAGATCATTCATCAGGCTCCAAATTGTTAAAAGTCATAACATGTTATTAGAATTTTGTCCATGAAaatgacaaaagaaaagaaaggtaaAAAAGAATGTAACAAGCATTTGATTGTGGCCACTCCCTTTTCTAACCTTTGTAGTCTTAAAATCTGGATTTAGACTTTTTATGACCGATTTAGACTATGTAGGTAAATCGACCAGTATGTTAATTGAGTTCCAAATTATTTGACAAGTTATGTTAATTTTGCATGCGTAATAAATCATCTTTGGGTGGAAATTTAACATTTTGCTTTGGCTCAACGGAAAAGACAAGATCACTTCAGCTAGGTGAAAATGCTAcctaattttaaagaaagatgTTAGgagattattagaatttattatttttggttatcactcaatcattaatttaattttttttaattagtaatttaataatatattttatcttatatttttaaacaatGATGACTAAATGATggttaaaaacaataaattttgatggttttttaatattttttaatttttaattttaaatctaaaatgTCAAGTGAAATTCGCACCTTTTCAATTCACATTAACACCAATTTAGgggtaaaaagtaaaaataggcGTATGTCATGTAATGTAATTGTTTAGTGTCAGTAGTTTGTTATAGGCTTgacttgttagttgttattgagTCTGACTTGGTTTAAAAGTTTGTTAAAAggtttggtattttttttaattaaaattatatatatgtaatatgtcaAATTTAAT
This window contains:
- the LOC112723179 gene encoding probable protein phosphatase 2C 42 isoform X2; translated protein: MLQAFMNLRALCLRPFGLADDKVDTSPVEVNGGSFRGSGSFKGGGGAREGKDSLLWSRDVGKYGSGDFSMAVVQANQVLEDQSQIESGPLGTFVGIYDGHGGPDAARFVCDHLFRHFQAISAETNGGVITETIERAFRQTEEGYAALVSDLWSTRPQVASAGTCCLVGVIFQQTLFVANLGDSRVVLGKKVGNTGGVAAIQLSTEHNANVEAVRQELKELHPHDPQIVVLKHGVWRVKGIIQISRSIGDVYMKDAQFNREPLPAKFRLPEPMHMPILSAEPAIISHRLQPNDSFIIFASDGLWEHLSNEKAVEIVSSNPHTVRLRFLSAVLLRIFCSVWFM
- the LOC112723179 gene encoding probable protein phosphatase 2C 42 isoform X1; this translates as MLQAFMNLRALCLRPFGLADDKVDTSPVEVNGGSFRGSGSFKGGGGAREGKDSLLWSRDVGKYGSGDFSMAVVQANQVLEDQSQIESGPLGTFVGIYDGHGGPDAARFVCDHLFRHFQAISAETNGGVITETIERAFRQTEEGYAALVSDLWSTRPQVASAGTCCLVGVIFQQTLFVANLGDSRVVLGKKVGNTGGVAAIQLSTEHNANVEAVRQELKELHPHDPQIVVLKHGVWRVKGIIQISRSIGDVYMKDAQFNREPLPAKFRLPEPMHMPILSAEPAIISHRLQPNDSFIIFASDGLWEHLSNEKAVEIVSSNPHTGSAKKLVKAALHEAARKREMRYSDLRKIDKKVRRHFHDDISVIVLFLNHDLISKGTVLDPPLSLRSALDH
- the LOC112723179 gene encoding probable protein phosphatase 2C 42 isoform X3 → MRSPLSPFSRFQCCAAISAETNGGVITETIERAFRQTEEGYAALVSDLWSTRPQVASAGTCCLVGVIFQQTLFVANLGDSRVVLGKKVGNTGGVAAIQLSTEHNANVEAVRQELKELHPHDPQIVVLKHGVWRVKGIIQISRSIGDVYMKDAQFNREPLPAKFRLPEPMHMPILSAEPAIISHRLQPNDSFIIFASDGLWEHLSNEKAVEIVSSNPHTGSAKKLVKAALHEAARKREMRYSDLRKIDKKVRRHFHDDISVIVLFLNHDLISKGTVLDPPLSLRSALDH